One Calditrichia bacterium DNA window includes the following coding sequences:
- a CDS encoding glycosyltransferase family 39 protein: MSNSATITPKQEPAVANQNTWLLIAGLAAFKLLLHLLTNTNYEFHRDELLYWALSNHLDWGYFSVPPAIAGWLAALRPLIGDSVFAVRLLPALFGAASVVIIGLLVREFGGKAWAIVLASAAFIVSPAFLRTNTMYQPVFFNQLYWLLSMFLMVKLLNSRSPKYLIFIGLLWGWAFLNKYSIVFLAAGLLAGLLLTPQRNLLRHRNSIFAAIAGLLMISPNIFWQHANGWPVFAHFQMLQESQFANVQISEFFLMQLLMNAHALLLWLAGLGFLLFAKSGKKYRAIGFGIVALFAILIAIKGKAYYTLGIYPALFAAGGAAVEQFATQKWRWVNPLLLGLMLLSALPLVPFGLPVLGQNAMIKHAKWSQFMGTAEALRWEDGKMHDLPQDYADMIGWREIGNLGIAAWQKLTPAERDSAIIYTENYGQAGAIWYYGRPENLPQPISFSDNYLFWVPEKIQFNTFIYVNDELGEDIQQMFGNIELAGSLDNPLARENGVQVYICRDPKPEFLEYAAGIAKRIKQSLHH; this comes from the coding sequence ATGAGCAATTCTGCGACGATTACCCCAAAACAAGAACCTGCAGTTGCCAACCAAAACACCTGGCTATTGATTGCCGGGCTTGCAGCCTTCAAGCTGCTGTTGCATTTGCTGACCAACACCAATTACGAATTTCATCGCGATGAGCTGCTATATTGGGCGCTCTCCAACCACCTCGATTGGGGCTATTTTTCCGTCCCGCCGGCGATTGCCGGATGGCTTGCGGCGCTGCGACCGCTGATCGGCGATTCGGTTTTTGCGGTGCGATTGTTACCCGCGCTGTTCGGTGCAGCGTCGGTTGTGATCATCGGTTTGCTGGTTCGCGAATTTGGCGGCAAAGCCTGGGCGATTGTGCTGGCGAGTGCTGCGTTTATTGTTTCTCCCGCATTTTTACGCACAAACACGATGTATCAGCCGGTGTTTTTCAACCAGTTGTACTGGTTGCTGAGCATGTTCCTTATGGTGAAATTGCTTAATTCCCGATCGCCGAAGTATCTGATTTTTATTGGGTTACTGTGGGGATGGGCATTCCTGAACAAATACTCAATCGTTTTTCTGGCGGCGGGATTGCTGGCAGGATTACTGCTCACACCGCAGCGCAATTTGCTCCGGCATCGCAACAGTATTTTTGCAGCAATTGCCGGACTTTTAATGATCTCGCCAAATATATTCTGGCAACATGCCAACGGTTGGCCGGTGTTCGCCCATTTCCAGATGTTGCAGGAGAGCCAGTTCGCGAATGTGCAAATCAGCGAATTTTTCCTGATGCAACTGTTGATGAACGCGCACGCGCTGCTGCTGTGGCTGGCAGGATTGGGTTTTCTGCTGTTCGCCAAATCCGGGAAAAAGTATCGCGCGATTGGTTTTGGCATCGTTGCGCTGTTTGCCATTTTGATCGCGATAAAAGGGAAAGCGTATTACACACTCGGCATTTATCCGGCACTTTTCGCGGCCGGTGGCGCTGCCGTTGAGCAATTTGCAACCCAAAAATGGCGGTGGGTGAATCCGTTGCTACTCGGTTTGATGCTGTTATCCGCACTCCCGTTGGTCCCGTTTGGGTTGCCGGTATTGGGACAAAACGCAATGATCAAACATGCCAAATGGAGCCAATTTATGGGCACCGCAGAGGCACTTCGCTGGGAAGATGGCAAAATGCACGATTTACCGCAGGATTATGCAGACATGATCGGTTGGCGGGAAATCGGCAATCTCGGCATCGCAGCGTGGCAAAAACTCACGCCCGCCGAACGCGATTCTGCTATCATTTATACCGAAAATTACGGGCAAGCCGGTGCGATCTGGTATTACGGTCGCCCTGAAAATTTGCCCCAACCCATCAGCTTCAGCGATAATTATTTGTTCTGGGTGCCGGAAAAAATTCAGTTCAATACTTTCATTTATGTGAATGACGAGCTTGGCGAAGATATTCAGCAAATGTTTGGAAATATTGAACTTGCCGGATCGCTCGACAATCCGCTGGCACGGGAAAACGGTGTGCAGGTTTACATCTGCCGCGATCCCAAACCGGAATTTCTGGAATATGCTGCAGGAATTGCCAAACGGATAAAACAATCGCTGCACCATTGA